A region of uncultured Draconibacterium sp. DNA encodes the following proteins:
- a CDS encoding two-component regulator propeller domain-containing protein, whose amino-acid sequence MKSLLHKFLLLLFVVNLVLLSARSTLATSIPGNEPYKFMHLNINNGLSNNETNAILKDQQGFMWFGTGQGLNRYNGSGFKTFLHDFNDSTSIPFNGIAYLFEDFDGRLWIRSYSEFTIYDPVLERFSSPGKNYRGTDIPIAGLQSLFTDSKNNTWLVNSNYGLYQFNPANQTVDSIQFVSKIDRPDYDNSLSDISEDSKNMIWVISKAGELLQINPETKQTEQTYFLGDEVLDEYNNFQLFIDSDNDIWIYSPGIPYGVFFFDHQTKKISRYTQSSTTYKLSANLVSSVVEDNNGAIWIGTDHGGINIIDKQKKNVSVLQSDSQNPFGIAQNSITCFYRDDENIIWAGTYKKGISYYHKNLIPFNHYRHSAEEPNSLPYNDVNCFVEDNRGNLWIGTNGGGLIYFNRNKNTFKSYLHDADNPNSISANVIVALHIDSKGTLWAGTYQGGLNRFNGTTFKHYLHNPDNPGSLSDNRVWSVFEDSKQNLWIGTLNGGLNLFDRSKEEFIHYTSNDINSVGSNFIMSIMEDSEQKLWLGTSNGLDVLNLNTKRFTHYDADPANPGQLSDSNANDIHEDVRGLIWVATTQGLNIFNKTQGTFKVLTEADGLANSSIKTIQEDQNGNIWIATLKGISKISVENYSHQLPIGKLNVDIENFGLQDGLQGNEFNQKSAYRTRSGELIFGGANGFNLFKPEDIVVQTPNEQIVLTNFKVFNENIKVNEPFRKRTILGKSITYSKQISLKYKENVFTVEFAAIGYFHPEKNNFQYQLSGFNDQWMEVNRGMRELTFTNLNPGDYQLRIRVSNDNSNWREMTPPLSIEILPPFWETTYAYILYILVIAGLLFITWKILAERQRLKFEAEQEHREAERIHQVDTLKTKFFTNISHEFRTPLSLIIAPIDKLIENSKNDDDKKHLVLIQRNARRLMAMVNQLLDFRKMELQKIKVNKNWGEMIGFIHEISASFEDLMESKNISFRFSSSHKSLYTYFDKDKTDKIFTNLLTNACKFTNSGGQISLDINLDSSAEKPVLTVKVSDTGIGITPEQQMQIFNRFYQTDNMGTEINQGSGIGLSMVKEYVTLLGGDVNVDSRLNEGSTFTVEIPVDLFTDEEIAANRQLETAERKIYKQSASTKTNKAPDFDRAKQTLAIVEDSSDLRFYLKENFKNKYNIIEAENGAEAWANFEKQLPDMVISDVMMPEMNGVELCAKIKSNRKTRHIPVILLTAKTDTAPVVEGYESGADAYLTKPFDFKVLESRIENLLRSREQLRISYLSMTGLSPEKIKVDSEDEKFIKKALKIVEANISEASFTVEDFGAEMGMSRVSLYKKLLALTDRTPIEFIRVIRLKRAAHLLETSQLSVSEVAYQVGFNNPRYFSKYFSKEYEILPSEYIEKNRKTTNDLSDEVKDKFS is encoded by the coding sequence ATGAAGTCTTTACTGCATAAATTTTTGTTGTTGCTATTCGTGGTTAACCTTGTATTATTGTCTGCACGAAGCACATTGGCTACTTCCATTCCCGGAAATGAGCCTTATAAGTTTATGCATTTAAACATTAACAACGGCTTATCGAACAACGAAACAAATGCAATACTAAAAGATCAGCAAGGTTTTATGTGGTTTGGAACAGGGCAAGGTTTAAACCGCTACAACGGCTCGGGGTTTAAAACATTTCTACACGATTTTAACGACAGTACCTCGATACCATTTAACGGAATTGCATATTTGTTTGAGGACTTTGACGGCCGTTTATGGATTCGCTCCTATTCCGAATTTACGATTTACGATCCCGTGCTCGAGCGCTTTTCATCACCGGGAAAAAATTACCGGGGCACCGACATTCCCATTGCCGGTTTGCAATCGCTTTTCACCGACAGTAAAAACAACACCTGGCTGGTAAATTCCAACTATGGTTTATACCAGTTCAATCCTGCAAACCAAACGGTTGATTCCATCCAATTTGTTTCAAAAATTGACCGACCCGATTACGACAATTCATTAAGCGATATTTCGGAAGATAGTAAGAACATGATCTGGGTTATTTCAAAAGCTGGCGAGCTATTGCAAATCAATCCGGAAACCAAACAAACCGAGCAGACATATTTTCTGGGCGATGAAGTGTTGGACGAATACAATAACTTTCAGCTTTTCATCGATTCCGACAACGACATCTGGATTTATTCGCCCGGCATACCTTATGGCGTGTTCTTTTTTGATCATCAAACGAAAAAAATAAGTAGATACACACAATCGTCAACCACTTATAAGCTCTCGGCCAACTTGGTTTCGTCGGTTGTTGAAGACAATAACGGAGCCATATGGATAGGTACTGACCATGGCGGGATTAACATCATCGACAAACAGAAAAAAAACGTAAGCGTTTTACAAAGCGACAGTCAGAATCCGTTTGGAATTGCACAAAACAGTATAACCTGCTTTTATCGCGATGATGAAAATATTATTTGGGCCGGAACATATAAAAAAGGCATTAGTTACTACCACAAAAATCTTATTCCTTTTAACCACTACAGGCATTCGGCAGAGGAGCCAAACAGCTTACCCTACAACGATGTCAACTGCTTTGTTGAAGATAATCGGGGCAACCTGTGGATTGGCACAAATGGTGGCGGATTGATTTATTTTAACCGCAACAAAAATACCTTTAAAAGTTACCTTCATGATGCTGACAATCCCAACTCCATCAGTGCAAACGTAATTGTTGCCCTGCATATCGACAGCAAAGGAACACTGTGGGCCGGAACCTACCAGGGCGGTTTAAACCGTTTTAACGGAACAACATTTAAACATTACCTTCACAATCCGGATAATCCCGGTTCCTTGTCGGATAACCGGGTTTGGTCGGTTTTTGAAGACTCGAAACAAAACCTTTGGATCGGGACTTTAAACGGTGGATTAAATCTTTTTGACCGCTCAAAGGAAGAGTTTATTCATTACACATCAAACGATATTAATTCGGTAGGTTCCAATTTTATCATGTCGATAATGGAAGACAGCGAGCAAAAGCTTTGGCTGGGCACTTCCAACGGACTTGATGTATTAAACCTGAATACCAAACGTTTTACACACTACGATGCCGATCCGGCAAACCCCGGACAGTTAAGCGACAGTAATGCAAACGACATTCACGAAGATGTAAGGGGTTTAATTTGGGTGGCAACAACGCAGGGCTTAAATATTTTTAATAAAACACAAGGCACTTTTAAAGTTCTAACGGAAGCCGACGGGCTGGCTAATTCCAGTATAAAAACCATTCAGGAAGACCAAAACGGAAACATTTGGATTGCCACCTTAAAAGGAATATCAAAAATCAGTGTAGAAAATTATTCGCATCAACTACCCATAGGTAAACTGAATGTTGATATCGAGAATTTTGGATTGCAGGACGGCCTGCAGGGAAACGAATTTAACCAAAAATCAGCCTACCGAACACGTTCAGGAGAATTGATTTTCGGCGGTGCCAACGGATTCAATTTATTTAAACCTGAAGATATCGTGGTACAAACGCCAAACGAACAAATCGTACTTACCAACTTTAAGGTTTTTAATGAAAATATAAAAGTTAACGAGCCGTTCCGAAAACGAACTATTCTGGGAAAATCGATTACCTACAGCAAGCAAATTTCACTGAAATATAAAGAAAATGTGTTCACGGTTGAGTTTGCTGCCATCGGCTATTTTCATCCCGAGAAAAACAATTTTCAATACCAGCTGAGCGGCTTTAATGACCAATGGATGGAAGTTAACCGCGGAATGCGCGAGCTAACATTTACAAACCTAAATCCAGGTGATTACCAACTGCGCATCAGGGTAAGTAACGATAATTCCAACTGGCGCGAAATGACTCCTCCTTTAAGCATCGAAATACTTCCGCCATTTTGGGAAACTACCTATGCCTACATACTTTATATTCTGGTTATTGCCGGCTTGCTATTTATTACCTGGAAGATTTTAGCCGAACGTCAGCGCCTGAAATTTGAGGCAGAACAGGAGCACCGTGAAGCCGAGCGTATTCACCAGGTTGACACATTGAAAACCAAGTTTTTCACCAACATCAGTCACGAATTTCGCACACCACTTTCGCTGATAATCGCCCCCATCGATAAATTAATTGAAAACAGTAAAAACGACGACGATAAAAAACACCTTGTTCTTATTCAGCGGAACGCCCGCCGATTAATGGCCATGGTAAACCAGTTGCTAGATTTCAGGAAAATGGAGCTCCAAAAAATTAAAGTAAATAAAAACTGGGGCGAGATGATCGGTTTTATTCACGAGATTTCGGCGTCGTTTGAAGACCTGATGGAAAGTAAAAATATTTCGTTCCGCTTTTCAAGCAGCCACAAAAGCCTGTACACTTATTTTGATAAAGACAAAACCGATAAAATATTTACCAACCTGCTAACCAATGCCTGCAAATTTACCAACAGCGGAGGCCAAATCAGCCTGGATATCAATCTGGATTCATCGGCCGAAAAGCCTGTTTTAACAGTAAAAGTATCGGATACGGGAATTGGGATTACCCCCGAACAACAGATGCAGATTTTTAACCGCTTTTACCAAACCGATAATATGGGGACCGAAATTAACCAGGGCTCCGGAATTGGGTTGTCGATGGTGAAAGAATATGTTACCCTGCTGGGAGGCGATGTTAATGTTGACAGCCGGCTGAACGAAGGAAGTACATTCACCGTGGAAATTCCTGTGGACTTATTTACGGATGAAGAGATAGCCGCCAACAGGCAGCTTGAAACGGCAGAAAGAAAAATATACAAGCAGTCTGCATCAACAAAAACTAATAAGGCTCCGGATTTCGACCGGGCGAAACAAACACTGGCAATTGTGGAAGACAGCTCCGATTTGCGCTTTTATTTAAAGGAAAATTTTAAAAATAAATACAATATTATTGAGGCCGAAAACGGAGCAGAAGCCTGGGCGAACTTTGAAAAACAATTGCCCGATATGGTGATAAGTGATGTGATGATGCCCGAAATGAACGGTGTTGAACTGTGTGCTAAAATAAAGTCGAACAGAAAAACAAGGCATATACCGGTTATCCTGCTAACGGCCAAAACCGATACCGCCCCGGTTGTTGAAGGTTACGAGTCGGGTGCCGATGCCTACCTTACCAAACCTTTCGACTTTAAAGTTTTGGAATCGCGTATTGAAAATCTGCTGCGCTCGCGCGAACAGTTGCGTATATCATATCTATCGATGACAGGTTTAAGTCCTGAAAAAATTAAGGTCGACTCGGAGGACGAGAAGTTTATAAAGAAAGCCTTAAAAATTGTTGAGGCCAATATTTCAGAAGCATCGTTTACCGTTGAAGATTTTGGTGCAGAAATGGGGATGAGCCGCGTTAGTCTGTACAAAAAACTACTGGCCTTAACCGACCGAACACCCATCGAATTTATCCGTGTTATTCGTTTAAAACGAGCTGCTCACCTGCTCGAAACAAGTCAACTTTCTGTATCAGAAGTGGCGTACCAGGTAGGCTTTAATAACCCGCGGTATTTCTCGAAATATTTTTCAAAAGAATACGAAATACTGCCATCGGAATACATCGAAAAAAACCGAAAGACCACAAACGATCTTTCAGATGAAGTAAAAGACAAATTTTCGTAG
- a CDS encoding TIM-barrel domain-containing protein → MKQLFLFLLIGIVAVSCSQKNWEKTRDAVIVYPQQAGKQQAQAIKITPVHNEIIKVSASATKTFATNESLIALSQTEAVPFEVEENDDHLIISTAKTKVKVSTQSGEIDFMDENGNPILQEKENGGKSFEPIEVDGVSAYTTRQVFESSDNEALYGLGQHQADEMNYKGKNEELFQYNTKVSVPFIVSTNNYGLLWDNYSLSRFGDPRPYGQIDQFKLYDAEGKEGGLTATYIDDNESGHIYTTRTESTIDYENLETIENFPEGFDFNHARIVWEGDIEPEESGIFHFLLYYAGYTKIWVNGELMADKWRTAWNPSVAKFQYDMKAGEKYHVKLDWIPDGGVSYIGLKALSPVDPEVQDNTSFWSEMGDQIDYFFMKGNSMDEVISRYRTLTGKAQVMPKWAMGFWQSRERYKTQEELESTLKEFRKREIPIDNIVQDWSYWEVDKWGSHEFDKARFPDAQGMIDMVHDNHARILISVWPKFYLGTEHYNEFDKNGWMYKQAINDSIRDWIYPGYIGSFYDAYNPGARKLFWEQINEQLYSMGIDSWWLDATEPDILSNASMDYRKALMNPTALGSSTQYFNAFALMNAKGIYEGQREENPKDRVFILTRSGFAGMQRYGTTTWSGDIGTTWEDMKTQISAGINFSMSGLPYWTMDIGGFCVQKKFERATEGSEDMKEWRELNTRWYQFGAFAPLFRVHGQYPYREIYNIAPENHPAYQSMLYYNKLRYRLMPYIYSLTGAVYHDDYTIMRGLAMDFSDDRRVLNIGDQFMFGQSLLVCPVYEYKATKRDVYFPNNGGWYNLYTGEFLAGGQKLSVDAPYERMPLFVREGSIIPVGPEIQYTDEKKGAPIDIYVYTGKDASFKLYEDEGTTYAYEGGEFSTIEFTYSEDTNQLLIAARNGEYPEMIKNREFRIIKVSREQPVAMLGKTSNVKTVNYTGEEITVEL, encoded by the coding sequence ATGAAGCAACTATTTTTATTTCTGTTAATCGGTATTGTGGCTGTTTCCTGTTCGCAAAAGAATTGGGAAAAAACCCGGGATGCCGTTATTGTTTACCCACAACAAGCCGGCAAGCAACAGGCGCAGGCTATTAAAATTACGCCTGTACACAACGAAATCATAAAAGTTTCGGCAAGCGCCACAAAAACATTTGCAACAAACGAAAGTCTTATCGCACTTTCGCAAACAGAAGCAGTTCCTTTTGAAGTTGAAGAAAATGATGATCATCTTATTATTTCAACCGCAAAAACCAAAGTAAAAGTATCAACACAAAGCGGCGAAATCGATTTTATGGATGAGAATGGAAATCCCATTCTTCAGGAAAAGGAAAACGGAGGAAAATCGTTCGAGCCGATTGAAGTTGATGGTGTAAGTGCCTATACTACCCGCCAGGTTTTCGAATCGTCAGACAATGAAGCGTTGTACGGACTTGGACAGCACCAGGCTGACGAAATGAACTACAAAGGCAAAAACGAAGAGCTTTTCCAATACAATACTAAAGTATCGGTACCTTTTATTGTTTCAACAAACAACTACGGACTGCTTTGGGATAACTACTCGCTTTCGCGTTTTGGCGATCCACGCCCTTACGGACAAATCGATCAGTTTAAACTTTACGATGCCGAAGGTAAGGAAGGTGGTTTAACAGCTACCTATATCGATGATAATGAAAGCGGCCATATTTATACAACCCGCACGGAATCAACTATAGATTACGAGAACCTGGAAACCATCGAGAATTTTCCTGAAGGTTTTGATTTTAACCATGCCCGCATCGTGTGGGAAGGCGATATTGAGCCAGAAGAAAGTGGAATATTCCATTTCCTGTTGTATTATGCTGGTTACACCAAAATTTGGGTGAACGGCGAATTAATGGCCGACAAATGGAGAACAGCGTGGAACCCATCGGTAGCTAAATTCCAGTACGATATGAAAGCCGGTGAGAAGTACCATGTAAAACTCGACTGGATTCCCGATGGCGGTGTTTCATACATTGGACTGAAAGCGCTTTCGCCGGTTGATCCTGAAGTGCAGGACAATACTTCATTCTGGTCGGAAATGGGCGACCAGATCGACTATTTCTTTATGAAAGGTAATAGTATGGATGAAGTGATCAGCCGCTACCGCACGCTTACCGGAAAAGCCCAGGTAATGCCAAAATGGGCAATGGGTTTCTGGCAAAGTCGCGAGCGTTACAAAACACAGGAAGAACTGGAGAGCACTTTAAAAGAATTCAGAAAAAGAGAAATCCCAATCGATAATATTGTGCAGGACTGGTCGTACTGGGAAGTTGATAAATGGGGAAGTCATGAGTTCGACAAAGCACGTTTCCCTGATGCACAAGGAATGATTGACATGGTACACGATAACCATGCAAGGATTTTAATTTCCGTGTGGCCCAAGTTTTATTTAGGCACTGAGCACTACAACGAATTCGACAAAAATGGCTGGATGTATAAACAAGCCATAAACGACAGCATCCGCGACTGGATTTACCCGGGCTACATTGGTTCGTTCTACGATGCCTATAATCCCGGAGCCCGAAAACTTTTCTGGGAACAAATTAACGAGCAGTTGTACTCAATGGGAATTGACTCGTGGTGGCTGGATGCTACCGAACCGGACATCTTATCGAATGCCAGCATGGATTACCGCAAAGCATTGATGAATCCAACAGCTTTAGGATCATCAACACAATATTTTAACGCTTTTGCTCTGATGAACGCCAAAGGAATTTACGAAGGTCAACGCGAAGAAAATCCGAAAGATCGTGTGTTTATTCTTACCCGCTCGGGTTTTGCAGGAATGCAACGTTACGGAACAACCACCTGGAGTGGCGACATTGGTACCACGTGGGAAGACATGAAAACACAAATTTCAGCAGGTATCAATTTCTCCATGTCGGGACTCCCCTACTGGACAATGGATATTGGTGGTTTCTGTGTGCAAAAGAAATTTGAGCGTGCCACTGAAGGCAGCGAAGATATGAAGGAATGGCGCGAATTAAATACCCGCTGGTACCAGTTCGGAGCTTTTGCACCGCTGTTCAGGGTTCACGGGCAGTATCCTTATCGCGAGATTTACAACATTGCACCTGAAAATCATCCGGCTTACCAATCGATGTTGTACTACAACAAACTGCGTTACCGTTTAATGCCCTACATCTACAGTTTAACGGGTGCGGTTTATCACGATGATTATACCATAATGCGTGGATTGGCGATGGATTTCTCCGACGACCGCCGCGTACTGAATATTGGCGACCAGTTTATGTTTGGTCAATCGTTGCTGGTTTGCCCGGTATACGAATACAAAGCCACAAAACGCGACGTATATTTCCCGAACAATGGTGGCTGGTACAACTTGTACACAGGCGAATTCCTTGCCGGTGGCCAAAAGTTAAGTGTGGACGCGCCTTACGAAAGAATGCCGTTGTTTGTACGCGAAGGTTCTATCATTCCTGTTGGACCGGAGATTCAGTACACCGACGAGAAGAAAGGTGCTCCGATCGACATTTATGTGTACACCGGAAAAGATGCTTCGTTTAAATTATACGAAGACGAAGGAACTACGTATGCATACGAAGGTGGTGAATTCAGCACAATCGAATTTACTTATTCAGAAGATACTAATCAGCTGCTTATTGCTGCACGAAATGGCGAATATCCGGAAATGATTAAAAACCGCGAATTCAGGATTATTAAGGTTTCGCGCGAACAACCGGTGGCTATGCTTGGAAAAACAAGCAATGTAAAAACAGTAAACTACACAGGAGAAGAAATTACGGTTGAATTATAG
- a CDS encoding amidohydrolase family protein, with protein MKNPFLLIAAMLGSCAIAFGQSAEKVTRQPVIDMHVHVSKVRPGSGPLCPWFLSDMPGADPQEEFGFGNIMNADCLDPLPAAATDEEMKNEITGRIKDMNMTMVCFGDPGVIRSWMAEVPEGRIIPGISPGQLTVEQFRDSLESGFYKYMSEVAPQYQGMSPSDMSLDPYFAVAEELGIPAGIHMGTGGNGMTNVTGSKYRASMGDPFLLEDLLARHPKLKVCVQHAGYPMIDNMLALMGANAYVFVDISGMIWSYPLDDVHEYIKRLVRAGFGKRIMYGTDFMTWPRMIETSMGVIEHAQYLSENQKRDILFNNAARFFRMDKDDFDWPVAKN; from the coding sequence ATGAAAAATCCTTTCTTATTAATTGCTGCTATGCTTGGTTCGTGTGCAATTGCATTCGGGCAAAGTGCAGAAAAAGTAACCCGCCAACCTGTTATCGATATGCATGTTCATGTATCAAAAGTAAGACCAGGTTCAGGTCCTTTGTGCCCGTGGTTTTTAAGCGATATGCCCGGCGCCGATCCGCAAGAAGAATTTGGTTTCGGAAATATTATGAATGCTGATTGCCTGGATCCGCTTCCGGCAGCAGCCACCGACGAAGAGATGAAGAATGAGATTACCGGCCGGATAAAAGACATGAACATGACTATGGTTTGTTTTGGCGATCCCGGAGTTATCCGTAGCTGGATGGCCGAAGTTCCTGAAGGAAGAATTATTCCTGGCATAAGTCCGGGACAATTGACTGTTGAGCAGTTCCGCGATTCGTTGGAAAGCGGTTTTTACAAATATATGTCGGAGGTTGCACCTCAGTACCAGGGAATGTCGCCCAGCGATATGTCGCTCGATCCGTATTTTGCAGTTGCTGAAGAGTTAGGAATTCCTGCCGGAATTCATATGGGAACCGGCGGTAACGGTATGACCAATGTTACGGGTTCGAAATACCGCGCTTCAATGGGAGATCCTTTCCTTTTGGAAGATTTATTGGCACGGCATCCAAAACTGAAGGTTTGTGTGCAGCACGCCGGTTATCCGATGATCGACAACATGCTTGCTTTAATGGGAGCCAATGCGTATGTATTTGTTGATATTTCGGGAATGATCTGGAGCTACCCGCTCGATGATGTTCATGAATATATAAAAAGACTGGTACGCGCCGGTTTTGGAAAACGTATTATGTATGGAACCGATTTTATGACCTGGCCACGCATGATCGAAACATCGATGGGGGTGATTGAACATGCACAGTATTTATCAGAAAATCAGAAAAGAGATATTCTCTTTAATAATGCAGCCCGCTTTTTCAGAATGGATAAAGACGATTTTGACTGGCCTGTTGCAAAAAATTAG
- a CDS encoding carboxylesterase family protein — MKTNRRNFFQTMGAGAAGFGLASTLPLASCAAPAESATADDDEQVLFIGDDIAIADTVYGKVKGFILRGITQFRGIPYGADTGGKNRFMPPQKPEPWEDIKPAVWWGNTAPQLMDGRYANAYSSFVDHWNYDDVSEDCLKLNVWTPALDANKRPVMVWLHGGGYTNGNGIEQDGYMGENLSRKGDIVFVSINHRLGPIGFSDLSGVGGEKYKDSGNVGALDMVAALEWVNENIANFGGDPGNVTIMGQSGGGAKVCTLAAMPAAKGLVHKAVPLSGSTTQAQDQAYSQKLGEYVLKEAGLKPSEIDKLQELPWKEYILIANKASQRMSEEGGRGMVRVGFAPVADGVNIPKGTFYSEASGLSSDVPMLICTTFHEWGMARTMPEMEKITAEQAKEMLKKRAGFRGGLGDKAPEVYDAYAKVFPDAKPIEIMTLVASNRKGAVETATAKSNQEAPVYMAWFGWEPPLFDNRMRAFHCLDICFWFYNTDLMLTHTGGGVRPRKLSEKMSDALLSFMRTGDPNCNTMPTWPQFTVENGEVMILNDVCEVKNDPDREGREML; from the coding sequence ATGAAGACTAACAGAAGAAACTTTTTTCAAACCATGGGAGCCGGAGCCGCCGGATTTGGCCTGGCATCAACACTTCCGCTTGCCTCATGTGCGGCTCCCGCAGAATCAGCAACAGCCGACGACGATGAACAAGTCCTTTTTATTGGCGACGATATTGCTATTGCCGATACGGTTTACGGCAAGGTAAAAGGATTTATACTACGAGGTATTACCCAGTTTAGAGGCATTCCATATGGCGCAGATACAGGTGGAAAAAACCGTTTTATGCCTCCGCAAAAACCGGAACCATGGGAGGACATTAAACCTGCGGTGTGGTGGGGAAATACAGCTCCGCAGTTAATGGATGGCCGTTATGCCAATGCTTATTCCTCGTTTGTCGATCATTGGAATTATGATGATGTAAGCGAAGATTGTTTGAAACTGAATGTTTGGACACCTGCTCTTGATGCCAACAAACGCCCTGTTATGGTATGGTTACACGGTGGTGGATATACCAACGGTAATGGTATTGAGCAGGATGGATACATGGGGGAGAACCTCAGCCGAAAGGGAGATATAGTATTTGTTTCTATAAATCACCGTTTGGGCCCGATCGGCTTCTCTGATCTGTCGGGTGTTGGTGGCGAAAAATATAAAGACTCCGGTAACGTTGGAGCGCTTGACATGGTAGCTGCACTGGAATGGGTGAATGAAAACATCGCCAATTTTGGTGGCGATCCGGGAAATGTTACCATCATGGGGCAATCGGGTGGTGGAGCAAAAGTATGTACTCTTGCCGCAATGCCTGCAGCAAAGGGTTTGGTGCATAAAGCTGTTCCACTAAGTGGTTCCACTACACAGGCCCAAGATCAGGCTTATTCCCAAAAACTTGGAGAGTATGTATTAAAAGAAGCTGGTTTAAAACCTTCGGAAATTGATAAACTGCAGGAATTGCCCTGGAAAGAATACATTCTAATTGCCAATAAAGCCAGTCAGAGAATGAGTGAAGAAGGCGGACGCGGAATGGTGCGTGTAGGATTTGCCCCGGTTGCCGATGGAGTAAATATTCCAAAAGGAACTTTTTATTCAGAAGCAAGCGGCCTTTCTTCTGATGTGCCAATGCTGATTTGTACAACTTTCCACGAGTGGGGAATGGCACGTACAATGCCCGAAATGGAAAAAATAACAGCTGAGCAGGCCAAAGAAATGCTGAAGAAACGTGCCGGTTTCAGAGGTGGTTTGGGCGACAAAGCACCGGAAGTTTACGATGCATATGCAAAAGTATTTCCTGATGCCAAACCAATAGAAATAATGACCTTGGTAGCCAGTAACCGTAAAGGTGCGGTTGAAACAGCCACAGCAAAAAGTAATCAGGAGGCCCCGGTTTATATGGCCTGGTTTGGATGGGAGCCACCATTGTTCGACAATCGTATGCGTGCCTTTCACTGTCTCGATATTTGTTTCTGGTTCTACAATACCGACCTGATGCTAACACACACCGGCGGAGGTGTACGGCCACGTAAGTTGTCGGAAAAAATGTCGGATGCCTTGTTAAGTTTTATGCGAACGGGCGATCCGAATTGTAATACTATGCCGACATGGCCACAATTTACGGTTGAAAATGGAGAGGTAATGATTTTAAATGACGTTTGTGAGGTGAAAAATGATCCCGACCGTGAAGGAAGAGAAATGCTTTAA
- a CDS encoding serine hydrolase domain-containing protein, with the protein MKKLTLLFALCIFLLGVTNAQTTSIIKSPKLEETSPESAGISVERLARIDKMCEEEVAKGNLPGIVSLVARNGKIVHWKAYGVANEAGDKMERDAIFRIASQSKAITSTAVMMLWEEGKFQLDDPISKYIPEFKNQQVLTNFSYSDTTWTGVPVKNEITIRNLLSHTSGIGYGVIDGDERFKMLYKKAGVTDLFTTKDITIEESVKKLAKLPLHHEPGTQFTYSEGLDVLGYFIEIVSGMPFDKYLKTHIFVPLGMEDTWFYQPEKNIDRVVEVQTPVNGEWQKYPVTFYDTDYPIKGAKTFFSGGAGLSSTAKDYAIFLQMYLNGGEYNGVRLLSRKTVDVILSNQIGAIHGDSDTKFGLAFDLVTEKGQRKGGLGSEGTFNWGGYFNTQYFADPEENVIGIIMKQTQGPVNDVTGWKFRQLVFQTIDD; encoded by the coding sequence ATGAAGAAGCTAACACTACTTTTTGCTTTATGTATTTTTCTGTTGGGCGTAACGAATGCCCAAACTACTTCAATAATAAAATCGCCCAAACTGGAAGAGACGTCTCCCGAAAGTGCCGGTATTTCTGTCGAACGTTTGGCGCGCATCGATAAAATGTGTGAAGAAGAAGTTGCAAAAGGAAATCTTCCGGGGATTGTTTCGCTGGTGGCACGTAACGGAAAAATAGTTCATTGGAAAGCGTACGGAGTTGCCAACGAAGCCGGCGATAAAATGGAACGCGATGCTATTTTTCGAATTGCTTCGCAATCAAAAGCGATTACTTCAACAGCAGTAATGATGCTTTGGGAAGAAGGCAAATTTCAGTTGGATGACCCCATTTCGAAATACATTCCGGAGTTTAAAAATCAACAGGTTCTTACCAATTTCAGCTACAGCGATACCACCTGGACAGGCGTTCCTGTAAAAAATGAAATCACGATTAGAAACCTATTGTCGCATACTTCAGGTATTGGTTATGGTGTAATTGATGGCGATGAGCGCTTTAAAATGTTGTACAAAAAAGCCGGTGTTACCGACCTGTTTACTACCAAAGATATTACCATTGAAGAAAGTGTAAAAAAGCTGGCCAAATTACCTTTACACCACGAGCCGGGAACACAATTCACTTACAGCGAAGGACTGGATGTGTTGGGCTATTTTATTGAAATTGTTTCGGGAATGCCCTTCGATAAGTACCTGAAAACACATATTTTCGTCCCGCTTGGAATGGAAGACACCTGGTTTTATCAACCCGAAAAAAATATCGATCGTGTGGTTGAAGTTCAGACACCGGTTAATGGCGAATGGCAAAAGTATCCTGTAACTTTTTACGATACTGATTACCCGATTAAAGGAGCTAAAACATTTTTTTCGGGAGGAGCCGGTCTGTCGAGCACAGCAAAAGACTATGCCATTTTTCTGCAAATGTACCTGAATGGCGGAGAATACAACGGAGTTCGCCTGTTAAGCCGAAAAACGGTTGATGTAATTTTATCGAATCAAATTGGAGCTATTCATGGCGATTCAGATACCAAATTTGGTTTGGCATTTGATCTGGTAACAGAAAAAGGACAACGCAAAGGAGGTTTAGGAAGCGAAGGAACCTTTAATTGGGGCGGTTATTTTAACACCCAGTATTTTGCCGATCCGGAAGAAAACGTAATCGGTATAATCATGAAACAAACGCAAGGTCCGGTTAATGATGTTACCGGTTGGAAATTTCGCCAGCTGGTATTTCAAACCATCGATGATTAA